AATAAAGGAATCAATAGAATGTTAAAAGTCATCAGCAGATGTCTACGTATACTAATATGAGAATTGAAAGGCAAGAACAGGTAATCACCCAAACACCTACAAGAGGATTTAAGAAGCCAATAATACAAATATGAATGGTGCTTCAAATCTGCATCAACTATACATCATTTTCATAAGGTTTGTTACAGTGATTCTCGGCAAGTAAAAGAAAGCGCTTGAATTCTGAGAAGAGATACATACATGTGCACTTACAGTTCTACAAGTATTTTTCTATGCAAGTTGTCAGCGTCGATTCTGGAACAGCACCGATGACTGCTTCTTTCTTCTCCCCGTTCTTGAAGATTATGACAGTGGGAATACTCCGGATCCCATACTGTGTTGCAATGGATGAGCAATCATCGGTGTTGACCTTGTAGCATTTGAGCTTCCCAGCATAGTCCTTGGCCAGTTTGTCGATGACAGGGTGAATCATTCGGCATGGCCCACACCACGGTGCCCAGAATTCAACAAGAACAGGCAACTCACATTCGATCACATTAGATTGCCAGTCCGGATCAGTAACAGCAGCCACTGCAGTTTCTAAGAAACTAATGATAAGCCATTTCATAAGGTGGACGATTTCGATTTCCAAACAAAACAACATGATTCTTTTTTTGACAAATTCCTATTCATTTCCACAATGTGCAACACAACTGCAACGAATAATCTAACAAATGTTCACACTTCAATGAGTTTATCATTTAGGTAGAACAAGCCAATGGATACAAACAATACACGAGTAGTAACAGGTTAAAGAGGGTAATT
This sequence is a window from Salvia splendens isolate huo1 chromosome 5, SspV2, whole genome shotgun sequence. Protein-coding genes within it:
- the LOC121805537 gene encoding thioredoxin M4, chloroplastic-like isoform X2, with protein sequence MAGVLETLIIPRASALPSAPVRFPQLRGLKMLRTRSSANLRTTHKFAPPRTRIVCEAQDTAALGVAAVTDPDWQSNVIECELPVLVEFWAPWCGPCRMIHPVIDKLAKDYAGKLKCYKVNTDDCSSIATQYGIRSIPTVIIFKNGEKKEAVIGAVPESTLTTCIEKYL
- the LOC121805537 gene encoding thioredoxin M4, chloroplastic-like isoform X1, with protein sequence MAGVLETLIIPRASALPSAPVRFPQLRGLKMLRTRSSANLRTTHKFAPPRTRIVCEAQDTAALGETAVAAVTDPDWQSNVIECELPVLVEFWAPWCGPCRMIHPVIDKLAKDYAGKLKCYKVNTDDCSSIATQYGIRSIPTVIIFKNGEKKEAVIGAVPESTLTTCIEKYL